The Paenibacillus yonginensis genome segment GGAGAAATGGGTGGACCGGGTTTGTGACCAATGGGAGGTAAGCGTATGAAGGGAGGTGACCTCATGCTGGCTGCAAACGAAATACGCAAAGCTGCGATCAACCTCGAAACGAAAGAGCTGTTTTTCCTTGCCGGAATATTAGGGTCGGATCGTCTGCTCGGGGTGGAAGATCCTTTTCTGGGCTATTTGACCGACGAAATTGCGGCTGAATGGGAGAACGTGAAGCGGGCCCTTTTGACCAAAGGGTATTTGACTCTCGGCGATTCGGAAGATGAATTAACCATGGCGCCCGAAGTGTTCGCCAGAGTGGCCATTGCCGGCTTTGCAGAGCGGGCCTGCTGGGTGAGGTATGAGCATGCTTCGGAATCGTTTGAAGGCTACCTGCATATTACGAATGAGAAAGTGGTAGAGGTAGCCCGAGGCGATGAATCCGATTCCTTCTATACTTTGAAGGAGCTCGGCAATGTGCAGGCGGCTGCGGATTTGCTGGTAGAAAGGATGAAGTGGAAAGAGGAGTCTTTGTCCGACTTGCCAGCGCTGCTGCTTTCGCGCAGAAAATTTAACGACCTTTACGAGAGCAGCAAAACGATGGATATTGAAGAGCTGAGCCATGAGCTGTCTCAATCTACAGGCGATATTGAAGCCTCCTGGGCGCTCGCAAAATGTTTGAAGGACCGGGTATGTGAAGGGGAGCTCCAGCTTTCCATCTGGAATGAAGATGGCTGGGAAAGTCAAGGGGCCGCCTTTATTGTAGGTCAGACGATGAACTGGCTGATCCGGATGAGCTTGCGGGACGAAGAGGATTGGCTGGTGGCGACGCCGGCCACAAAGAAACAATTTCAGGACATGCTGCTGCTGTGGTTGGAACAGCCGCCAGAAACCGATGAAAGGGGATAATTATGCGTATTAGTATAGAACCCGAACAGCTCCGTTCTGCAGGCAGCGGCCTGCAGCGCTCCGCCGAGCAGCTGCATACGATTGCCGAGCATTTGAACCGGATGCTGTATTCGTTCAGTCAGGAAAATGAATCGGCATGGGCAGCCGTCATGGCCAAATGGGAACAGGCCCGCCTGTTATCCGAACAGTTTGGACAAGAGCTGTTCCGTTTAGGGCAAGGGCTGCAGGTTCGTTCCGCTGCCTATGACGAAGAGGACCGGCATTTCGGCAGCACCTTCGCAAGAGGGACCGGCTCCTACGGACAGGCCGCCAGCTTGTACCGGACGCTCCGGCTGGGGACGGACTCGCTGATCCTGCCTTCGGCCAAATTTTCCCCGGGAGTGATCAGCAATCCAAGGTCGGCTGTTGATGCCGTACGCAGGGAATGGCATGAAACGAGATACGGCCATCAAGAGCTTAAAGGTACTTGGGACAGCGGCGAACCGGCGGACTCGGGGCAGCCAGACACTCTTAGATGGTCTTCGGGGAACCACACTACTCCATTCTCAGGTCTGACCCGTAAAAAAATGGCGGAAAAAATGATCCTGAATGAAGCCGCCTTAAATCCACAGCCGTGGGTGTTTACGAACCCGGCTTCCGGTTTGTAGCGGACAAGCGGCGCAAGCGCTGCTGATTCAGTTAGAGCCAAGGTGGGTAAAAAGCAATAAAAAAAGGTTTTGTGCCTTGTCCAAAGGATTCTAAGGAAGGGAGAAAGTCAATGGCAGGCAGAATCATGGTGAATCCGGAACAAATTGAAGAGATGGCGCGTCAATTTCTTCAGGGAGGCGAGCAAAGCCGCCAGATCATTGCCGGTTTAACCCAAATGGTCAACAGCTTGGAACAGGAATGGGAAGGATTATCCAAGCAGCGTTTCTTCCATGAGTTCCAGGAAGCGGACAAACAAATGCAAGCTTTTGTGTCTATGCTGGAATCGATCGGCGAAGAGCTGGCAGCGATGTCAAACAAGTTCAGGGCTCTGGATCAGACACGTTTCTAAAACAGCAGCAAGCGGGCGCGCAGCCCGGTACATATAAATCAAGCAATAACGCCAGTCCGTTATTTTCAAATTGGCAGGCGAAAGGGAAGAAAGAGGGAAACAGGAATGGCTTTTCATCCGAATCCGGGAGACCGACTTCAAATTGGCGGTGTAAATTACATAATTGGAACGCATCCGGTTGCGCCGGGCATGGCGTATGCCCAGGCCGGACGCCAGGGCGTCGTCTACCAGCTGATCCCGGAGAACGGTGAAGCCCGCCTGACGATGGCGCTGAAAATCTTTCTGCCCAAATTCAGGCTGCCTTCCCGCGTCCATTTGTCGCAGACAATGGAGGAGTTCAGCCAGCTGCAGGGCTTGAAGGTTTGCAAGCGGGAAGTCTTGACCCCGGAGCGTAACGGGGAGCTGATAGCGGAATATCCGGATCTGCTTTACGCCGTCCTTATGCCGTGGATTCATGGCGGGACCTGGATGGATGTGCTGGGGGGACGAGAGACGATGTCACCTGCCGACAGTCTGCATGCGGCCCGTCTCCTGTCATCGGTAGGATCGGCTATGGAACAAAGAGGTATTGCCCACTGCGATCTCTCCGCTCCAAACGTGATGTTCACTGGAAGCGGACCGTTCGACATCGAGCTGGTGGATGTGGAGCAGATGTTCAGTCCGCGTCTGGACCCGCCCGATCTGCTGCTCGGCGGATCGCCGGGGTATGCATCCGCCCGCGTCTCTGCTCATCATCCGCAGGCGGCCTGGAATGCTTATGCGGACAGGTTTCCGGGAGCGGTCATGATGGCTGAGATGCTGGGCTGGTGCGATCCGGAAGTCCGTGGCCAGGCTTGGGGTGAAAGCTATTTCGATCCGGAAGAGATGCAGCGGCCCTGCGAACGATACCAGCTGCTGAACCGCACCCTTGAGGACAAATGGGGGAAGGAAATAGCCGAGCTGTTTGCCAGAGC includes the following:
- a CDS encoding WXG100 family type VII secretion target → MRISIEPEQLRSAGSGLQRSAEQLHTIAEHLNRMLYSFSQENESAWAAVMAKWEQARLLSEQFGQELFRLGQGLQVRSAAYDEEDRHFGSTFARGTGSYGQAASLYRTLRLGTDSLILPSAKFSPGVISNPRSAVDAVRREWHETRYGHQELKGTWDSGEPADSGQPDTLRWSSGNHTTPFSGLTRKKMAEKMILNEAALNPQPWVFTNPASGL
- a CDS encoding WXG100 family type VII secretion target, whose protein sequence is MAGRIMVNPEQIEEMARQFLQGGEQSRQIIAGLTQMVNSLEQEWEGLSKQRFFHEFQEADKQMQAFVSMLESIGEELAAMSNKFRALDQTRF